The Leucoraja erinacea ecotype New England chromosome 29, Leri_hhj_1, whole genome shotgun sequence genome has a window encoding:
- the LOC129711282 gene encoding procathepsin L-like, with protein MDLFLFVACILVGVPLGLADPLVDEEWDVWKQSYGKIYSNTEEDQARRGVWLENLWHIQAHNVLYSQGNSSYKMAMNQFGDLTSLEFNQLYTDKKIYEFSNLTIEGLFDVGLEESDEVGELGAFPRKIDWRQDRLVRKVKHQGRCSSCYAFSAIGALEGQLAKKKHQYMELSEQNIIDCSDEFKNYGCRGGLPYRAFKYMRDYGIQSSTSYPYRGKRNDKCLFNSSQSVIKIKGFKRFKNNKDKQLARMVARVGPISVLIHSSHSSWRFYKSGVYDNSNCKQKLINHSVLLIGYVDRRSKSYWIIKNSWGTSWGENGYMRIIKGKNMCGINYCAAYPEI; from the exons ATGGACCTTTTCCTCTTTGTGGCATGCATTCTGGTAGGCGTGCCCCTAGGCCTGGCTGATCCACTCGTAGACGAGGAGTGGGATGTCTGGAAGCAGAGTTATGGAAAGATCTACTCTAACACG GAAGAAGATCAAGCTAGGCGAGGAGTGTGGCTGGAAAATCTGTGGCACATTCAAGCTCACAATGTTCTGTATAGTCAAGGAAATTCTTCTTATAAAATGGCCATGAATCAGTTTGGTGATCTG ACATCTTTGGAGTTTAATCAGTTGTACACTGATAAGAAAATATATGAATTTTCAAATCTCACCATTGAGGGATTATTTGATGTTGGATTGGAAGAATCTGATGAAGTTGGTGAACTTGGTGCTTTTCCCAGAAAAATTGACTGGCGTCAAGATAGGTTGGTCAGAAAAGTAAAGCATCAG GGGCGGTGTAGTTCCTGCTATGCATTTTCTGCTATTGGGGCTCTGGAAGGACAACTGGCCAAGAAGAAACATCAATACATGGAACTGAGTGAACAAAATATTATTGACTGTTCAGATGAATTTAAGAACTATGGCTGCAGGGGTGGCTTGCCATATCGTGCCTTTAAATACATGCGTGATTATGGCATTCAGTCCAGTACATCATACCCATACCGAGGAAAG AGAAATGATAAATGCTTATTCAATAGTTCTCAGAGTGTCATCAAAATTAAAGGATTTAAAAGGTTTAAGAACAATAAAGACAAACAATTGGCTCGTATGGTTGCAAGAGTTGGACCAATTTCTGTTCTCATTCATTCTTCGCATAGTTCCTGGAGGTTTTATAAGTCAG GTGTCTACGACAACAGTAACTGCAAGCAAAAGCTTATTAACCATTCAGTGCTCTTGATCGGGTATGTGGATAGACGCTCAAAAAGCTACTGGATTATTAAAAACAG